Proteins from a single region of Desulfobacter postgatei 2ac9:
- a CDS encoding NAD(P)H-hydrate dehydratase: protein MLLIVGTVPDETFPLTLGPALLDGADMIVNGVRVPVNRGTPALVGAVLAACQVLGPLPVETALVGDIGTGKGSRQLYEHLSRELPGMAPTTLAFHYLQPDVDWHNKVLFAVEEMEKRPVLVADAGFMYAAKMSGQAQSYDLFTPDVGELSFLADETAPHPFYTRGFILHQDNNVPDLIARAHEHRNGARHLLVKGSVDYMVADGEITGQVSKPAAEAMEAMGGTGDTLTGIVCALIESGKSIPKACRIAARVNRMAGVAARPTPASQVMDLILQIPKALARVMADPDYQ from the coding sequence ATGCTCCTGATTGTCGGTACAGTGCCGGATGAGACCTTTCCTTTAACTCTGGGGCCGGCGCTCCTGGACGGTGCTGATATGATCGTCAACGGTGTCCGTGTGCCTGTGAACCGGGGAACCCCGGCCCTGGTCGGCGCAGTGCTGGCCGCCTGTCAAGTGCTTGGGCCGCTGCCGGTGGAAACCGCTTTGGTCGGTGACATCGGCACCGGTAAGGGCAGTCGGCAACTTTATGAACACCTGTCCCGGGAATTGCCGGGTATGGCGCCAACCACCCTGGCGTTTCACTATCTTCAGCCTGACGTAGACTGGCACAATAAAGTTCTTTTTGCCGTTGAAGAGATGGAGAAAAGGCCTGTTCTCGTTGCAGACGCCGGATTCATGTACGCGGCCAAGATGAGCGGCCAGGCGCAAAGCTATGATCTTTTTACTCCGGATGTGGGGGAACTCTCCTTTCTGGCTGACGAAACTGCGCCCCATCCTTTTTACACCAGAGGGTTTATTCTGCACCAGGACAATAATGTGCCGGATCTTATTGCCCGGGCCCATGAACACCGGAACGGGGCCCGCCACCTTCTGGTAAAAGGCAGTGTTGATTATATGGTGGCTGACGGTGAAATCACAGGTCAGGTCAGCAAACCTGCTGCCGAAGCCATGGAGGCCATGGGCGGTACCGGAGACACCCTGACCGGCATTGTCTGCGCCTTGATTGAATCCGGGAAAAGCATCCCAAAAGCCTGCCGCATTGCAGCCCGTGTCAATCGAATGGCCGGGGTGGCTGCCAGGCCGACACCCGCCTCACAGGTTATGGACCTTATCTTACAGATTCCCAAAGCTCTGGCCCGGGTTATGGCAGATCCGGACTATCAATAA
- a CDS encoding asparaginase domain-containing protein — MDTISIIATGGTIDKIYFDAKSEYEVGPPNAIEVLNHFNLQVPYTITSLLRKDSLDLTDEDRELIAETVAADPCRMIIITHGTDTMPETARHIMAHGGAKDKTVVLTGALLPAMFSHTDAVFNIGCALGAVQKACPGVYIAMNGKIFMGGKVMKNRELGRFEEKF, encoded by the coding sequence ATGGACACCATTTCGATTATTGCTACCGGCGGCACCATTGATAAAATTTATTTTGATGCAAAAAGTGAATATGAAGTGGGGCCGCCAAACGCCATTGAGGTGCTTAATCATTTTAACCTGCAAGTCCCTTACACCATTACATCACTTCTGCGTAAAGACAGCCTTGATTTAACGGATGAGGACAGGGAACTTATCGCCGAAACGGTTGCGGCAGACCCTTGCAGGATGATTATTATCACCCACGGAACAGATACCATGCCCGAGACAGCCAGGCACATCATGGCCCATGGCGGCGCAAAGGATAAAACCGTTGTGCTTACAGGCGCTCTGCTTCCTGCTATGTTCAGTCATACAGACGCAGTTTTTAATATCGGCTGTGCCCTGGGCGCTGTTCAAAAGGCTTGCCCCGGTGTTTATATAGCTATGAACGGAAAAATATTTATGGGGGGAAAAGTAATGAAAAACAGAGAATTGGGCAGATTTGAAGAAAAATTTTAA
- a CDS encoding arsenate reductase ArsC produces the protein MSKKTILFVCEMNTCRSQMAEGWAHYLYPDKINAFSAGIRTGPLDPLAVKVMKEAGVDISGHETHEVKDFMKKDIDCVITVCNTAAQKCPSFAAEVNVICQSFDNPPELTKNLNNEDEKLAVYRRVRDEIRLFVEGLPEKITSKIIG, from the coding sequence ATGTCAAAAAAAACGATACTTTTTGTTTGTGAAATGAATACTTGTCGCAGTCAAATGGCTGAAGGTTGGGCTCATTACCTTTATCCGGATAAAATTAACGCTTTTTCAGCAGGAATCCGCACTGGCCCGCTTGACCCGCTTGCCGTTAAGGTAATGAAAGAGGCCGGTGTTGACATCTCTGGTCATGAAACCCATGAAGTTAAGGATTTTATGAAAAAAGATATTGATTGTGTCATAACCGTATGTAATACCGCAGCGCAAAAATGCCCAAGTTTTGCGGCTGAGGTAAATGTCATTTGTCAATCCTTTGACAACCCTCCAGAGTTGACTAAAAATTTAAATAACGAAGATGAAAAACTTGCTGTTTATCGACGCGTCCGGGATGAGATCAGACTTTTTGTTGAAGGGTTGCCGGAAAAAATTACCAGTAAAATTATTGGATAG
- a CDS encoding chorismate-binding protein: MNSVTQLDCLIDDLIEKNVAFACWFQSSSDSPQLIAGSENDIIFPASIEALSRVRGFVFAPFKISDNAPVIVLQPAIHLKGYNQIQSFNPESLTSAPFSRETKDPCISTEFHDYLVCVNHAIEQINAAKFSKVIVSRRICKERKSESMGRLFLGMHDANPAVFVFVANLPKAGLWMGATPELLFRSDGRHAQTVSLAGTQPRRPDGRYCWFTKEIEEQAFVSRYTVDVLHRFGFSTYQTKGPQDLETATVAHLKTSFFFSGDPIQDRLGEFVEQLCPTPAVCGLPKVAAARFIQDFEPHDRRYYTGFLGPWRLGQSGTDVYVNLRSMEIEDNQYVLYIGGGITARSNPEQEWEETTQKSRTLLNAIEALQGQETRDWKQETRG; encoded by the coding sequence ATGAACAGCGTTACACAGCTTGATTGTCTGATTGATGATCTGATAGAAAAAAATGTCGCATTTGCCTGCTGGTTCCAATCGTCGAGTGACAGCCCACAACTGATTGCCGGGTCGGAAAATGATATCATATTCCCGGCAAGTATAGAGGCGTTGAGCCGGGTCCGCGGATTTGTGTTTGCCCCGTTTAAAATATCGGACAATGCGCCTGTCATTGTTTTGCAGCCGGCCATACACCTGAAAGGGTATAATCAGATCCAGTCGTTTAACCCGGAATCCCTGACATCGGCCCCTTTTAGTCGCGAAACAAAAGACCCTTGCATCTCAACGGAGTTTCATGATTACCTGGTGTGCGTCAACCATGCCATTGAACAGATCAACGCCGCAAAATTTTCCAAGGTCATTGTCTCCAGGCGGATTTGCAAAGAGAGAAAAAGTGAATCCATGGGTCGGCTTTTTCTTGGGATGCACGACGCAAACCCGGCTGTGTTTGTCTTTGTGGCAAATCTGCCTAAGGCCGGGCTTTGGATGGGGGCCACCCCTGAACTGTTGTTTCGCTCCGATGGGCGGCATGCCCAGACCGTGTCCCTGGCCGGCACCCAGCCCCGGCGTCCCGATGGCCGGTATTGCTGGTTTACCAAGGAGATTGAAGAGCAGGCCTTTGTCTCCAGGTACACGGTGGATGTGCTCCACCGGTTTGGTTTTTCAACCTACCAGACAAAGGGGCCCCAGGATCTTGAGACAGCCACCGTGGCCCACTTGAAAACTTCTTTCTTTTTTTCCGGAGACCCAATCCAAGACCGGCTTGGAGAATTTGTTGAACAGCTTTGCCCGACGCCTGCGGTCTGCGGTTTGCCCAAGGTTGCTGCAGCTCGTTTTATCCAGGACTTTGAACCCCACGACAGGCGGTATTATACCGGGTTCCTGGGACCCTGGCGTCTTGGACAAAGCGGCACGGACGTTTATGTGAACCTGCGCAGCATGGAAATTGAAGACAACCAGTATGTCCTTTACATCGGCGGGGGAATCACGGCCCGCTCCAACCCCGAACAGGAGTGGGAGGAGACCACGCAAAAGTCCAGAACGCTTTTAAACGCCATAGAGGCGTTGCAGGGACAAGAAACAAGAGACTGGAAACAAGAAACAAGAGGGTGA
- a CDS encoding ParA family protein, translating into MMKIVSIFNNKGGVGKTTYMFHVAHLMAEHGKTVLMVDADAQCNLSAYCLSDSELEKAWNATRGNSIWRAVEDVYKGVGDIRKRQPTTVSSGSGNLYLIPGDVLLSNFEDSLGDTWSSAKGGAEPALRVQSALYRYIIWCTEKVNADVVMLDLGPNLGALNRAVLGASDYFIIPMSPDLFSIRGTENLGNKLVVWNKEWGQCHEAWSGDGLALPPGKPKFLGYVMQQHNIRQSPAGMTKGWSIFGNRVENAVKANVVEKLAPNDQAIEWDDGTWNLGKIPNLHSLIPYSQEARKPVFYCTSQDGLKGAHISTARDSKALFKPIVDTLLDVV; encoded by the coding sequence ATGATGAAAATTGTAAGCATTTTTAACAATAAAGGCGGAGTCGGAAAAACCACCTACATGTTTCACGTCGCGCACTTGATGGCAGAGCATGGAAAAACTGTATTAATGGTCGACGCAGACGCGCAATGTAACTTGTCTGCTTATTGCTTATCTGATTCGGAATTGGAAAAGGCATGGAATGCAACCAGAGGTAATAGTATTTGGCGTGCTGTTGAGGATGTTTATAAAGGGGTTGGGGATATACGTAAACGCCAACCAACAACGGTATCAAGCGGCTCAGGTAATTTATATTTAATTCCTGGAGATGTCCTCCTAAGTAACTTTGAAGATTCGCTTGGCGATACTTGGAGCTCCGCTAAAGGTGGTGCCGAACCAGCTCTTCGTGTTCAGTCGGCCCTGTATCGCTATATAATATGGTGCACTGAAAAGGTAAATGCTGACGTTGTTATGCTTGATCTGGGGCCAAACTTAGGTGCTCTGAATAGAGCAGTGCTTGGTGCCAGTGATTATTTCATTATTCCAATGTCGCCCGATTTGTTTTCAATACGTGGTACCGAAAACCTAGGGAATAAATTGGTTGTATGGAACAAAGAGTGGGGGCAATGCCATGAGGCTTGGTCTGGAGATGGGCTCGCATTACCTCCGGGCAAGCCAAAGTTTCTCGGTTACGTGATGCAACAACACAACATTAGACAGTCCCCTGCTGGCATGACCAAGGGCTGGTCAATATTTGGTAACAGAGTAGAAAATGCGGTGAAAGCTAATGTTGTTGAAAAATTAGCGCCTAATGATCAAGCAATTGAGTGGGATGATGGTACATGGAATTTAGGTAAGATACCAAACTTACATAGTCTCATTCCTTATTCGCAAGAAGCCCGAAAACCCGTTTTCTATTGCACGTCGCAAGATGGGTTAAAGGGGGCGCATATTTCTACTGCAAGAGATTCCAAAGCACTATTCAAGCCAATAGTGGATACTTTGTTGGATGTTGTATAA
- a CDS encoding AIPR family protein, with product MNINASIIDQQVRALADRQKTAIEEKAKFKNDDNKLRSAAFVVLSVKTLLELTEEEAIECLTEGGGDFGVDAIEIGEIQDSEFSVTLFQGKYKSDLEGTSNFPQTGIEKLIQAVGTLFDPYKAITVNPNLKPRIEEIRSFVADGYLPQVRVVACNNGLFWKAEAQELINHTGFGGQVLFEHINHDGLVAIIQSLKPVNDTVRLTGKAIVEDYNFRRVLIGRILVSELAAVFDRNGDRLLERNIRRYLGLLGNRINEGIAQTLTIPGEQSNFYFYNNGITLTCNQFQHNALQDENWLVKLSGMQVINGGQTCKTIQRILGSGTVTAPNASVLIRIYELPKGEEDLVRNITYATNSQNPVDLRDLRSNDDRQRKLAMSIEELGYNYRRQRSEVATKATDITSGTAAEAVLSIWRHRPHQGKFMTSGHFGKLYDIIFTDDLNGAQVIIAVLLFRIAENKRKRPAVGAPDFIRYSSCFVAMLMGDSLLTQLGIKCNQLDHRIFDDARKLIETKGDEYHSGAMSLIKVALSVLYKDQDVSLQRLAATFRRGDLIEILHLLPNLLKKPAE from the coding sequence ATGAATATAAATGCAAGTATTATCGATCAACAGGTAAGAGCTTTAGCCGATCGGCAGAAAACGGCAATCGAGGAAAAGGCAAAATTTAAGAACGATGATAATAAATTGCGTTCAGCTGCATTCGTTGTACTATCCGTAAAGACACTTCTGGAATTAACTGAAGAAGAGGCAATTGAATGTCTAACTGAAGGTGGAGGAGATTTCGGTGTTGATGCTATTGAAATAGGAGAAATTCAGGATAGTGAGTTCAGCGTCACTCTCTTCCAGGGGAAATATAAATCCGACCTTGAAGGCACATCAAACTTCCCGCAAACAGGAATCGAGAAATTGATTCAGGCGGTAGGAACACTGTTTGACCCTTACAAAGCCATCACAGTTAATCCAAACTTGAAGCCAAGGATAGAGGAAATTCGTTCGTTTGTTGCGGATGGATATCTTCCACAAGTTCGAGTGGTTGCCTGCAACAATGGTTTGTTTTGGAAAGCGGAGGCTCAGGAACTGATAAATCATACAGGCTTTGGGGGGCAGGTTTTATTCGAGCACATCAATCATGATGGTCTGGTGGCAATAATTCAATCGCTGAAACCTGTAAATGATACGGTTCGGCTTACAGGTAAAGCTATTGTCGAAGATTATAATTTCCGTAGGGTTTTAATCGGCAGAATTTTAGTGTCCGAGCTTGCTGCTGTCTTTGATAGGAATGGGGATAGACTTCTTGAGAGGAATATTCGACGTTATCTTGGATTGCTGGGTAACCGTATTAATGAGGGAATTGCTCAAACACTGACAATTCCTGGCGAGCAGTCGAATTTCTATTTTTACAATAATGGCATCACTTTAACCTGCAACCAGTTTCAACATAACGCTTTACAAGATGAAAATTGGTTGGTGAAACTGTCAGGAATGCAGGTTATCAACGGAGGACAAACTTGTAAAACAATTCAACGAATACTTGGTTCCGGCACTGTAACTGCTCCAAACGCATCGGTCCTTATTAGAATTTATGAGTTGCCAAAGGGCGAGGAAGACTTAGTTCGGAATATCACGTATGCGACCAATAGCCAGAATCCTGTTGATCTGCGAGATTTACGCTCAAATGACGACCGGCAGCGGAAACTTGCCATGTCGATAGAAGAGTTGGGCTACAATTACAGACGGCAGAGAAGCGAGGTGGCTACAAAAGCCACAGACATTACCAGTGGGACAGCGGCTGAAGCCGTTCTTTCTATCTGGCGTCACCGCCCGCACCAAGGAAAATTTATGACAAGTGGGCATTTCGGAAAACTTTATGATATCATTTTTACTGATGACTTGAATGGTGCTCAAGTAATAATTGCAGTTCTCTTATTTAGAATTGCTGAGAACAAACGCAAACGGCCAGCTGTTGGTGCACCCGATTTTATCAGGTACTCATCCTGTTTTGTCGCGATGCTTATGGGTGATTCATTACTTACCCAACTGGGGATCAAGTGCAACCAGCTTGACCATCGTATATTTGATGATGCGCGCAAGCTTATCGAGACAAAAGGCGATGAATACCATTCTGGCGCAATGAGTCTGATCAAGGTGGCTTTAAGCGTTTTGTATAAAGATCAGGACGTGAGTCTACAACGTTTGGCTGCCACATTCAGGCGTGGAGATCTTATTGAAATACTTCATCTCTTGCCGAATTTATTGAAGAAGCCCGCAGAATGA
- a CDS encoding IS66 family transposase, producing the protein MTVKIPKIDQIPVEEQTSWVLTLLECINALAEENQALRDEIARLKGEKPRPKIKPSSLEGNHKKPESSEKRPGSAKRHKTQSLEIHEIVKVAPENLPSGSTFKGYKDFVVQGLEMKPHNIRYRLERWETPDGRTLTGKLSAELNGSHFDVYLKRFILYQYYHGHVTQPILLEQLHDIGFDISSGQLSNIIIENHDAFHDEKDAILDIGLSVSTHINVDDTTARHEGQNGYCTHIGNEFFATFHSTDSKSRINFLKLLQAGRTDYIINASALSYMISQGLPQDSLTLVTSKLLTVCKDDIAWDEFVKLLGIEKPLHIKIITEGALVGSLIEHGFNTDMVIVSDDAGQFNVLIHALCWIHAERLINKLIGLTDKQKEAVKSIRSDIWDLYASLKNFKEQPDDQKKADIEAQFDKIFTQKTCFASLNNALKRIYRNKPELLRVLDFPHIPLHNNTSENDIRDYVKRRKVSGSTRNDLGRRCRDTFTSLKKTCRKLNVSFWDYLEDRLSGLNEIPYLSDLIINKALNLSV; encoded by the coding sequence ATGACCGTTAAAATTCCAAAAATTGATCAGATTCCCGTAGAAGAGCAGACGTCTTGGGTTTTAACGCTCTTGGAATGCATCAATGCACTTGCTGAAGAAAATCAGGCCCTCCGTGATGAAATTGCCCGCCTTAAAGGGGAAAAACCCAGACCGAAAATCAAGCCATCCAGCCTTGAAGGAAACCACAAAAAACCGGAATCATCAGAGAAACGTCCTGGTTCAGCCAAGCGTCATAAAACCCAATCCTTGGAAATACATGAGATCGTCAAGGTAGCTCCAGAGAATCTTCCTTCGGGGAGTACTTTTAAAGGGTATAAAGACTTTGTGGTACAGGGGCTTGAAATGAAACCGCATAATATCCGCTACCGTCTGGAAAGATGGGAAACTCCGGATGGCCGCACCCTTACTGGAAAACTTTCTGCTGAGTTGAACGGAAGTCATTTCGATGTCTATCTGAAAAGATTTATACTTTACCAGTATTACCATGGCCATGTTACCCAGCCTATACTTCTTGAACAGTTGCATGATATTGGCTTTGATATTTCCTCCGGACAACTCAGCAACATTATTATTGAAAACCATGACGCCTTTCATGATGAGAAAGATGCCATCCTTGATATAGGCCTGTCAGTCTCTACGCATATCAATGTAGATGACACGACTGCCCGACACGAAGGTCAAAACGGCTACTGCACCCATATCGGAAATGAATTTTTTGCCACTTTTCATAGTACCGACAGCAAAAGCAGAATCAATTTCCTGAAGCTTTTGCAGGCCGGCCGCACAGATTATATCATCAATGCAAGCGCTTTATCATATATGATCTCTCAAGGATTGCCACAAGATTCTCTCACGCTTGTCACCAGCAAACTTTTGACGGTATGCAAGGATGATATTGCGTGGGATGAATTCGTGAAATTACTTGGCATTGAAAAGCCGCTGCATATCAAGATTATCACTGAAGGTGCGCTAGTCGGAAGTTTAATTGAACACGGTTTCAACACAGACATGGTTATCGTCAGTGATGATGCCGGACAATTCAATGTTCTAATTCACGCGCTGTGCTGGATTCATGCAGAACGTCTCATCAATAAATTGATCGGTCTTACGGATAAGCAGAAAGAGGCTGTAAAATCCATCAGGTCCGACATCTGGGACTTATATGCTTCCCTCAAAAATTTCAAAGAGCAGCCGGATGACCAGAAAAAAGCCGATATTGAGGCCCAATTCGATAAAATTTTCACTCAAAAGACCTGTTTTGCTTCCTTGAACAATGCTTTGAAGCGGATTTATCGAAATAAACCTGAATTGCTCAGAGTTTTGGATTTTCCGCATATCCCTCTTCACAATAATACCAGTGAAAATGATATACGAGATTATGTCAAGCGTCGAAAAGTCAGCGGTTCAACTAGAAATGACCTGGGTCGAAGATGCCGGGATACGTTCACAAGTTTGAAAAAAACATGTCGCAAGCTCAATGTCTCGTTTTGGGATTATCTTGAAGATCGATTATCCGGCTTGAATGAAATTCCTTATCTTAGTGATCTCATCATCAACAAAGCTCTCAATTTGTCTGTTTAA